The sequence TGTAAGTTTTACAGCCAAGTTCTTCTGCTATAGTTTTTACCTCTTCGGCTACCGGAACGTCCGCTGTACCAGCAGTTATTATGCCTATTTTACCACCGGAGCGATATATCTTGTAATTTTTCCTTTTAATAACAGCTATTCTGCCAGTATGACTCAGATAGACATCATATTTTTCTTTAAAATCTTCGATTATTGATATTTGATCTGATCGAAGCCTTGAAACTATCGCTCTTCCATATTTTTCAACAATTTTTAAAATAGCCTTTTTCAAAGAATTAGCGTCTTTATATTCGGCTAATATGATCTCTGGTATGCCTATTCGAAATTCTCTACCCACGTCGAACTGAATTTTTTCACCGATTTTTTCCAGAGTTAAGAGCTTTATCTTCGCCTCAGCTTCGTCTAGCGATATATTGCCTTTAGCAAGTAGTTCTAGAATTTCTCTTAAGGTCATGAATTTCCCCAGAATCGTATACGGTAGGTGCATTATAAAATTTAAGTGAGTGGTATAAAAATTTTTTATATAATTCGTTTAGTGTTAAGC comes from Thermoproteales archaeon and encodes:
- the larB gene encoding nickel pincer cofactor biosynthesis protein LarB, with translation MTLREILELLAKGNISLDEAEAKIKLLTLEKIGEKIQFDVGREFRIGIPEIILAEYKDANSLKKAILKIVEKYGRAIVSRLRSDQISIIEDFKEKYDVYLSHTGRIAVIKRKNYKIYRSGGKIGIITAGTADVPVAEEVKTIAEELGCKTYTIYDAGIAGLHRTVEALKVFHENNVDVIVAIAGMEGALPSVIKSLTELPVIGLPTSKGYGLGGSGQAALLSMLQSCTPGLVVVNIDNSVGAAVAAVSIAQRVAKFRRGDVD